A single Glycine soja cultivar W05 chromosome 14, ASM419377v2, whole genome shotgun sequence DNA region contains:
- the LOC114385416 gene encoding PRA1 family protein B3-like has protein sequence MASPSSLPISSQSSASAAGASQSQPPIATPAFRAFISRISSSLRHAFAQRRPWTELIDRSSMSRPDTLAEAYSRIRKNFAYFRVNYLTLIVLALAVSLITHPFSLFVLFGLLASWSFLYLFRPSDQPVVLFGRTFADRETLGILVVLTVFVIFLTSVGSLLISALMVGLAIVCAHGAFRVPEDLFLDDQEPNSSGFLSFLGGAAASAAAPAVARV, from the coding sequence ATGGCCTCTCCATCGAGCCTCCCTATATCCTCCCAATCCAGCGCTTCCGCCGCCGGCGCCTCGCAGTCCCAGCCTCCGATCGCGACGCCGGCGTTCCGCGCCTTCATCTCCCGCATCTCCTCGTCGCTCCGCCACGCCTTCGCGCAGCGCCGCCCGTGGACGGAGCTCATCGACCGGAGCTCCATGTCCCGACCCGACACCCTCGCCGAAGCATACTCTCGGATCCGTAAGAACTTCGCCTACTTCCGCGTCAATTACCTAACCCTAATCGTGTTGGCGCTCGCGGTCTCGCTCATCACGCATCCGTTCTCGCTATTTGTCCTCTTCGGTCTCCTCGCGTCGTGGTCGTTCCTTTATCTCTTTCGCCCTTCGGATCAGCCTGTCGTCCTCTTCGGACGCACATTCGCTGATCGCGAAACCCTAGGGATCCTCGTTGTGCTCACCGTGTTCGTCATTTTCCTCACCAGCGTTGGATCCTTGTTGATCTCTGCACTCATGGTTGGATTGGCGATCGTGTGCGCGCACGGCGCTTTCCGCGTTCCCGAGGATCTGTTTCTCGACGATCAGGAGCCTAACAGCTCCGGATTCCTCTCGTTCCTCGGCGGCGCCGCCGCTTCTGCCGCCGCGCCGGCAGTCGCGCGCGTGTGA